The following proteins are encoded in a genomic region of Triticum dicoccoides isolate Atlit2015 ecotype Zavitan chromosome 1B, WEW_v2.0, whole genome shotgun sequence:
- the LOC119348382 gene encoding uncharacterized protein LOC119348382, whose protein sequence is MLRRLSSAAAGGLRRSLSSSPAASRPPWALIQLTNVDKSGAPAPGATLHLDAPPFVTGLTVPAHFIHPRPLPDPATGVFGSVPGHVAAVSSDGLLLVRFWESRFQFDVPATGESMLCAIRDMSFFTGMDINPEVTRFVCNPLSGELYRLPDLDGTKRTTMYQHLGLLTQSQGGHGPPDRYAVAEMFTIGGREDEESFVLRRFLSETGKWEKLLGLPSPLPAGRRMHIDSAVVPFGDRLWWIDESWGAISVDPLSERPELRFIPLPRGSVLPDLEGVVFMRKLQRYRRMGESEGKMRYIEVSKKKPYVVSSFSLDDGGSSWTLDHEVAFTTIWDDEPLKEMPAIGAIDPLNSHVVYLVCGNQLLGVDMEKEKITGSSRLAIPSVPILPCVLPTWLESSQIPSADWSKKTAVKEETSPDMVKKETLCVEVELMK, encoded by the exons ATGCTCCGCCGCCTCTCCAGCGCCGCCGCGGGCGGGCTCCGCCGCTCCCTCTCCTCGTCCCCGGCCGCCTCGCGGCCCCCGTGGGCCCTCATCCAGCTCACCAACGTCGACAAGTCGGGGGCGCCGGCGCCGGGCGCGACCCTGCACCTCGACGCGCCCCCGTTCGTCACCGGCCTCACCGTCCCCGCCCACTTCATCCACCCGCGCCCCCTCCCTGACCCCGCCACCGGCGTGTTCGGCTCCGTCCCGGGCCACGTCGCCGCCGTCAGCAGCGACGGCCTCCTCCTCGTGCGCTTCTGGGAGTCCCGCTTCCAGTTCGACGTCCCCGCCACCGGCGAGTCGATGCTCTGCGCGATCCGCGACATGTCCTTCTTCACCGGCATGGACATCAACCCGGAGGTCACGCGCTTCGTCTGCAACCCGCTCAGCGGCGAGCTCTACCGCCTCCCGGACCTCGACGGCACCAAGAGGACCACCATGTACCAGCACCTCGGCCTCCTCACTCAGTCCCAAGGCGGGCACGGACCGCCTGACAGGTATGCCGTAGCCGAGATGTTTACCATCGGCGGCAGGGAGGATGAGGAGAGCTTCGTCTTGCGGCGGTTTCTCTCGGAGACGGGGAAGTGGGAAAAATTGCTGGGCTTGCCGTCCCCATTGCCTGCCGGTCGGCGGATGCACATCGACAGCGCCGTGGTGCCCTTCGGCGACCGCTTGTGGTGGATCGACGAGAGCTGGGGCGCCATCTCGGTGGACCCGCTCAGCGAGAGGCCGGAGCTCCGGTTCATCCCGCTGCCCAGAGGGAGCGTGCTGCCTGACCTCGAAGGTGTGGTGTTCATGAGGAAACTTCAGCGCTACCGACGTATGGGGGAAAGTGAGGGGAAGATGCGCTACATCGAGGTGTCCAAAAAGAAGCCCTACGTGGTCAGCTCCTTCTCCCTCGACGACGGTGGCAGCTCCTGGACGCTGGACCACGAGGTGGCGTTCACCACAATTTGGGATGATGAACCCTTGAAGGAGATGCCGGCGATTGGCGCAATTGACCCACTCAACAGCCATGTTGTGTACCTTGTGTGCGGCAACCAGCTTCTTGGCGTGGACATGGAGAAGGAGAAGATAACAGGGAGCTCTCGTCTAGCTATACCCAGTGTCCCCATCCTACCATGTGTCCTCCCGACGTGGCTGGAATCAAGCCAGATTCCCTCTGCAG ATTGGAGCAAGAAGACCGCTGTCAAAGAGGAGACATCGCCTGACATGGTCAAAAAGGAGACTTTGTGTGTAGAAGTAGAGCTGATGAAGTGA